GTATTGGGCTGGAGATGAATCTGCATGAAGAAAGAGCGCCGGGCAAAGGCGGAAGAGAACGCAGCGAGGAAGATGTCGAGGACGGGGACGCCGCGGAATTTGTAGGCGTTCGCAGAGCGCAGGATGCGGCTGACGTGGTAACGTCTGAGGAAATATTGCATTTTGTCGGAAAGCTGATTTTCAGAATGGTTGGTTTGTGTTATACTGTGCATGGCATGAGCCTCCATTGGATGTTTTTCTTGGTAGTTAAATTATACCAAATGGATGTCGCTCATGCTATTTTATTTGCTAAGAAGATAGCTATTTCAAGGGTTATGGCAGATTATTTATCTGCGAAGTTTGAGTTTATAAGTTGATTGAAAGATTTTCAGAAGATATAGACCTTGCATTGGATTGGAGAGTTTTAGGCTATGGTAAAACAGAACCTTATGAGGACAGAAGCAATACCAAGCAGCTAAAATTCAACGATAAATTAAATGAAGATACAAAGGGTTTATTCGTGATGAGTTTCTGCCCGTTCTGCAGAATGATTTTAAAAAGATACTAAAAAATAAAGCATACAGTTTTTATATTGATGCGTTTGACGGACAGACAATATGTTTTGACTATCCTAAAAATCATAAAGACAGTTCGATTTTACAAGTGATAAGACTAGAAATTGGAAGCTTGGCAGAACCGATTCCTGCAAGTAATCAAAAAATAAAGACGCATATTGAAGAAGTCTACCCTGAAGTATTTGATGAAAATATAGAGGTTGTGGCAGTAGACGCCTTGAGAACCTTTTATGAAAAAATAAGTATACTTCATAGAGAATCAAATCGAGTGAACGGTAATTATCCGACAAGATACTCAAGGCACTTTTATGATGTTTATAAAATGATACTTACGGATATTAGAGAAAAAAGCTTTGAAAATATTGAGTTGTTAAAAGCGGTTATTGACTTTAAAAAAAAATTCTATGCAAGTAACTGGGCAAAATATGATGACATCATAAATGGTAATTTGAAGTTGATACCATCAAAGAAAGGGTTAGAAATCTTTTCAAAAGACTACGATAGTATGAAGAATATGTTGTTTGGAGAAAAGGTACCGTTTGATAAAATAATCGATTCGCTTAAAGAATATGAGAAAGAGATAAATGATGCTATAAAAAATAAGTGAGTTTATTTTTGGAGATAGACGGCAGAGAAAATCTATCGTCTTTTTCATGCAATAAAAAAGGATAAAAATGCGAATAAATGATGGCCATAACATTTTGGAGCTTGTAAAACAAGGTGTTTTACTTAGGGAAGCACTGATAAATGCAGCACAGCCATCTTGGCGTATCTTTTCCGTCCTTTCTGCGTCGGCAAATCCTCCACAGAGCACCACTCTGCGTCCGGTTTGCCTCCTTGATAGTACGAAAAATCTGCACCAATCTGACAGACTTCATTTTATCAGCGCTTCCTTAGTGAAACGGAATATCCAAACATATACTCATCTCAAAAAATTAAATGGAAATTGACATAAAACACAATGACAAAATGTCTAAAGTATAGTAGAATTATCTAATGTATGTCAACGGATTCGTTTTCTTCGGGAATCGATACAGATAGATTGTGAGTGTGTAGGTGATGGGATGTTCCTAAATACGATGGTTCGTTTGATTCAAAAGGATTTAGAGATGCTTGAAGAGGAGCTTTTACGCGCGGTCGTCTCACCTGTAGATCGTATCACGGAGATTGGCACGCATCTCGTCAAAGCCGGCGGGAAGCGTCTTCGTCCCGCACTTTATCTCTTGGCGGCGCGATCGGGCAGGGAGTTTTCCATGGAGCGCGCAATGCCGCTGGCGGTCGCGATAGAGCTTATTCACATGGCGTCGCTTGTCCATGACGATGTGCTGGATCACGCGGATCTCCGACGCGGCAAGGAGACGGCGAATGCCCGCTGGGGCAATCAGCAGGCAATCCTGTCGGGAGACTATCTCTTTGCCAGGGCGTTCTCGCTCGTGGCAGGCGCCGGCTATGGGGACCGGATATCGATGATCCTGTCGAACCTCATCATGGATCTTTCCGTAGGCGAGATCATTCAGAACATGGAGCTCTACAAGGTCGAGACGATCGAGGCATACGATGAACGCATTGCCAAGAAGACGGCGAACTTCCTCGCAGATTGCTGTGAGATGGGCGGTATCGTTGCCGGCCATGACGAGGAAACGCTGTGCGGGCTGCGCACCTATGGAAAGAAGATCGGCATGGCGTTCCAGCTGACCGATGATCTCCTCGATGTTCTGGGGGACGCGAAGGATATCGGCAAACCCGCGGGACATGATATCGCGGAGGGCATCATCACGCTGCCGTTCCTTCGAGCGCTTGAGACAAGTGCGGAGCGGGACGAGCTCCGAGCCGTTATTACAAATCCGAACTTATCGGCGGAGGATGTCGAGCGGGCGCTTGCCATTGTCCGAGCCGGTGACGGTGCGGACTATACGAGAAAGCGCGTCCATGCGCTCCTCGAGGAGGCAAAAGCCGCGCTGCCGAAGGCGCTGCCCAAGGATATCGTCAAGACGTATTGTGAAGCGGCGGACCATATAGCGAAGAGAAACAAATAACGCCGTTCAGAGAGACTCTCGTTGGAGAACGGCAGAAAAGCAGGAGGAAGAAATATGTTTGGAATCGGTGTACCCGAGTTATTGATCATTTTGATCATCGGTCTTATTGTCTTCGGTCCGGGTAAGCTGCCCGAGATCGGCAAGGCGGTCGGCAAGAGTCTGGGTGAGTTCAAGCGAGCTACGAATACCGTGGTCAATGACGTCAAGACGAGTGTCAATGAGACGCCTGTTCAGCAGGCGACAGTTCAGCCTCCGGAAAATGCCTCCGCACCCGCGGCTGAGGCGAAGGACGAGACAAAGGCATAAAAGCGATGAAAGCTCCCTCCACGACAGGCTGCGGAGGGAGCTTTTATAGAGTGACAGAGGCTCTCCCGGATACTTGCGCGCGAAGCGGACGGACGACGGATAGGGAGAATTCCGATAGGAGGAAGAAATATGTTTGGACTTGGCGTACCTGAATTACTGATCATTTTGGTGATCGGTCTTATATTCTTCGGCCCGGGGAAGCTGCCCGAGATCGGCAAAGCGCTCGGCAAGAGCATCAAGGAGTTTAAAGCCGCGGGCAAGGAAGAAAAAGAGATGAAGAATGTCACGGCGATGAAGACGGACGATGCCATCGACGCTCCGGCAAAGCGGGATGAAAAATAGGTATGAGTGAGGAACAGAAACGAGAAGTGACGGAGCAGCCGCCGGCGCATGATTCCATGCCGAATCCGGATGCCGCGTTGACGGAGACGCCGACGGAGGAAAATGCCGGCGAGGAGGATCAGGCGGCGCAAAGGGCAGCCGCGGACATCCCCGCGGCGGAGGAGGATGCACAGGCCTCTGCCGCAGCAGCGGCTGCGGCAGAGGCGGCACGCATCCGCGAAGGGGAAGCCCAAGGCAGCATGTCGGTGCTGCAGCATCTCGAAGAGCTGCGCAAGCGCCTCATCCGCTCTCTGATAGCCGTCGGCCTGTGCAGCGCCGTCGCCTATTATTTCATCGAGGACATTGTGCATGTCCTCACGATGCCGGCGGGGAAGCTTTACTATATGCAGCCCGCGGAGGCTTTTTTCACCTACATCAAGGTGGCTGTCTTCGCCGGCTTTCTGCTCGCGCTGCCCATCGTCTTTTACCAGCTGTGGCGATTTTTCCTGCCGGCGCTGACTGTCCGTGAGCGCAAGGTCATCGTGCTTGTCGTGCCTGCCTCGGTTCTGCTCTTCTTTGCCGGGATCGCCTTCGCTTTTTTCCTTGTGCTGCCGCTGGCGATCAAGTTCTTTATGGGATACACGACGGATGATCTGCAGGCGCTTTTCTCGATCAAGCAGTATTTTGATTTCATCGTCGGCTTTCTGCTGCCCTTCGGCTTCGTGTTCGAGCTGCCGCTCATTGTCCTCATATTGGCAAAGATGGGATTTGTCAGCTCGGCGTTCCTGGGCAAACAGCAGAGGATGATCATCTTCCTGTCGGTTGTCATCGGCGCGATCGTGACGCCGCCGGACGTGTTTTCGCAGGTGATGATCGCGGTGCCGATTGTGCTCCTGTATGAGTCCAGTTATTT
This portion of the Selenomonas sp. TAMA-11512 genome encodes:
- a CDS encoding polyprenyl synthetase family protein; the encoded protein is MVRLIQKDLEMLEEELLRAVVSPVDRITEIGTHLVKAGGKRLRPALYLLAARSGREFSMERAMPLAVAIELIHMASLVHDDVLDHADLRRGKETANARWGNQQAILSGDYLFARAFSLVAGAGYGDRISMILSNLIMDLSVGEIIQNMELYKVETIEAYDERIAKKTANFLADCCEMGGIVAGHDEETLCGLRTYGKKIGMAFQLTDDLLDVLGDAKDIGKPAGHDIAEGIITLPFLRALETSAERDELRAVITNPNLSAEDVERALAIVRAGDGADYTRKRVHALLEEAKAALPKALPKDIVKTYCEAADHIAKRNK
- the tatC gene encoding twin-arginine translocase subunit TatC; protein product: MSEEQKREVTEQPPAHDSMPNPDAALTETPTEENAGEEDQAAQRAAADIPAAEEDAQASAAAAAAAEAARIREGEAQGSMSVLQHLEELRKRLIRSLIAVGLCSAVAYYFIEDIVHVLTMPAGKLYYMQPAEAFFTYIKVAVFAGFLLALPIVFYQLWRFFLPALTVRERKVIVLVVPASVLLFFAGIAFAFFLVLPLAIKFFMGYTTDDLQALFSIKQYFDFIVGFLLPFGFVFELPLIVLILAKMGFVSSAFLGKQQRMIIFLSVVIGAIVTPPDVFSQVMIAVPIVLLYESSYLLVKYVLRK
- the tatA gene encoding twin-arginine translocase TatA/TatE family subunit; amino-acid sequence: MFGLGVPELLIILVIGLIFFGPGKLPEIGKALGKSIKEFKAAGKEEKEMKNVTAMKTDDAIDAPAKRDEK
- a CDS encoding nucleotidyl transferase AbiEii/AbiGii toxin family protein, which codes for MDAFDGQTICFDYPKNHKDSSILQVIRLEIGSLAEPIPASNQKIKTHIEEVYPEVFDENIEVVAVDALRTFYEKISILHRESNRVNGNYPTRYSRHFYDVYKMILTDIREKSFENIELLKAVIDFKKKFYASNWAKYDDIINGNLKLIPSKKGLEIFSKDYDSMKNMLFGEKVPFDKIIDSLKEYEKEINDAIKNK